The stretch of DNA CGGCCTCGGCGACGCGGTCGAGCAGTTGCGGGCGTCCACACAGCGCCTGAGCGACCAACAGGCGGCGGTCTCCGAACAGATGTCGGAGACGGCACGAGCGCTCGACCGGGACTCGGCGGAGCCGAACGCGACAGTCACGCCGGGCGGCGCGGCCCCGACCCCCGTCGCCGACGACTGAGACGCGCCAGCCGCCGCGAGCGCGCACCACAATATAGAAAAGCGCCGGGCGGATACGACCCCGTATGGACGTTCCGTACGACATCACCTCCTACGTTCGCGTACTCAAACTGGCGAGTACGCCCTCCTGGGAGGAGTTCTCCCAGATCGCGAAGATCGCCGGCGCGGGCATCGCGCTGGTCGGACTGCTCGGGTTCCTCATCTTCGCCGTGATGAGCTTCATCCCCGGTAGCAAGCCGGTGTAATCTATGGGGATCTACGCTGTCAAGACCACGGCCAGTCAGGAACGCACCGTCGCGGACATGATCATCAGCCGCGAGGAGGAGGAGGTCCACGCCGCGCTCGCGCCGGACTCGCTGACCAGCTACGTGATGGTCGAGGCCGACGACGCGGCGGTCTTCGACCGCATCCTCGACGAGATCCCCCACGCCAACGGCGTCGTCCAGGGGGAGTCCTCGATGGCGGAGGTCGAGCACTTCCTCTCGCCGAAACCCGACGTCGAAGGCATCGCGGAGGGCGACATCGTCGAACTCATCGCCGGCCCGTTCAAGGGCGAGAAGGCACAGGTCCAGCGCATCGACGAGGGCAAGGACCAGGTGACCGTCGAGCTGTACGAGGCGACGGTCCCGATTCCCGTGACAGTGCGCGGGGACCAGATCCGAGTTCTCGACTCCGAAGAGCGGTAACGCCTCGGACGAGGTCGCCGGTTTCCCGCGGACGAGCACACTCGTTCGCGGTGCTCGCACGGACACAAAAACGCGTCGACGGCGGGAACCCGGTCGCAGTGAACGGCGGCTCCGCTAGTTCTCGATCCGGTCGATGACCTCGTTCATGTCGGCCGCGGCCTCGATGGACTCCTTGATCTTCTCGCGGCGGCGGACCTCGGCGGCGGAGGCGTCGTAGGCGCGGACGTACTCGGCCCGCGAGTGCTCGTCGAAGGCGTGTTTGATGGCGAAGTAGCCGTCGGGGACGACGGTGCCACAGACCTTGCAGGCGATTCGGTCGTGGTCCGTCGACTGGTGGACGATGAGGTCCTCGACGCGGTCGAACCGGCTGTCGTCGCCCTCGATGGCGCACTCCCAGCGTGGCATTACCGGAAGCAGACCGTGCGCGACCAAAAGCGTTCCCACGACCGACGAATGGAAACCCCTAATTGGCAGACTGAGATACCCACACGCGTGACGAGTGAGGGGTTCAACGTCGACCTGCACGTGAAGGTGCTCGACGACCGGGTCGTCCAGCGGGCCAAAGACCGGGGACTGGACGCGCTGGTCTACGCCCCCCACTTCACGCGGCTGCCGGAGATCCGGGAGCGGGCCGAACGCTTCTCCGACGACGAGCTGACGGTCTTTCCGGCCCGGGAGCTGTTCACCGAGAGCTGGCAGCGCCGGCGACACGTCCTCGGGGTCGGGCTCTCGGAGCCGATCCCGGACTTCCTCACCCTGGAGGCGACGATGGCGGAGCTCCGGCGACAGGACGCGGCGGTCCTCGTCCCGCACCCGGGCTTTCTCAGCGTCTCGCTGGGTCGGGCGGAGATCGAGGCCTACGACGACGCCATCGACGCGATCGAGGTGTACAACCCCAAGCACCTGCCACACCACAACCGCCGGGCCCGCGAGTGGGCGCGCGAGACCGGCCAGGGGACGTTCACGTCGTCGTACGCCCACCTGCGGGGCACCGTCGGCGAGGCGTGGGTGTCCTTCGACCGCTCGTTCGAGACGGCGGCGGACCTGGCGGCCGCGCTCCGGGGCGGCGAACCGCGGCGCATCTTCCACCGGAACGGGGTTCGTCACGGCGTCCGCCGGGCGCTGGAGTTCGCCCACCTGGGTTACGAGAACAGCTGGGAGAAGTTCGACCGGGTGATGTTACAGGGGACCGCGCCGACCCACCCCGACCACGTCGCCTACGACGGCGCGTTCGACGACGTGAAGGTCTACTAGGCGATGCTCGCGGTGCCCTCGACGATGTACTGGGAGAGCCCCGTCGGGAGGTACTGCGGGAGGACGTGGACGAGGACGGCGACGATGCCCAGTTCGACGACGGTGATGACGACGGTGACGATCTCGGCGTGGTCGCTGGAGGTGGTGACCCCCGACGGGAAGCCGAACTCCCTGTCCCAGACCGGGTAGAACAGCGCGATCCCGCGCTTGGAGCCGAGATAGTCCAGAGCGTAGTGCGTGAGGACGCCGAGCCACACCCACTGGAGGTTGCCGCCGTGGTAGATCGGGTGCGCCAGGAAGATCACGAGCACCGGGATGTTGTGGAGCGTCTTCCGGTGTTTCCCGAAGGCGGTGTCCACGTCGGGGAACAGCGCCCCCAGGACGACGGGGAGGAACACCTCGGCGATGGTGGCGAAGGTCGTCACGTCCCCCGAGGGGTCCAGGACGTACCCGAGACCGATGCTCAGCAGAACCGCGTTCAACACGTGCCCGCGTTTGTCCATCCACACGGGGCCAGGACGGGCCGGGCGAAAGGTCTTACCCCTCGGCCGTCTCGCGGCCCGCGTCCCGCACGGCGGCCAGCAGGTCCGTCAGGGCCTGCCGGGCGATCCGATCTTTCACTTGGGTCCGTGAGCCGTCGAACTCGTAGCGGCGGACCGTGCAGTCCGACGCGCCGCTCTCCCACGGCGCGGCGTTCGCGACGCCGACGTAGACGGTGCCGACGGGCGTCTCCGCGGTGCCGCCGTCGGGGCCGGCGACGCCCGTCGTCGCCAGGCCCCAGTCGGTGCCGGCCGTGTCCCGGACCGCTCGGGCCATCTCCCGGGCGACCGGTTCGGAGACGGCACCGTGGGCGTCCAGCGCCTCCCGCGAGACGGCCAGCAGGTCCTGTTTCGCGGCGTAGGAGTAGCTGACCACCGAGCGGTCGAAGTAGTCGCTGGAGCCCGGGACGTCCGTCAGGAGCGACCCGACCAGTCCGCCGGTACAGGACTCGGCGACGGCCACCGTCGCCCCGGTGGCCCTGAGCGCCTCGCCGACCCGCTCCTCGACGGCGTCGTCGGAGTCCGTCCGACCGCTCGCGGAATCGTGCGCCACGGCGTCCTCGGTCATAGCCGGCGGTTGGTCCCGTCGGGGGAAAAGCGTTCACTCGCCGGGCGGAGACCTATGGGTGTGGAGCCGCAACGTCTCGTATGGCCTACCAGACCACGCTCGGCTGGTCGCTCGTCTCCTCCGGTGTCGTGACGCTCCTGCTCGGCGTCCTCCCGGGGTCGGACCTCCTCTGGGGCGTCCTCCTGCTCGCGGCGGGGATCGTGACGCTGTACGTCCGCCAGTAGAAAGACAGACGGGCAACGCGGCCACAGCGGAGGTATGGACTACGAGACGCCCCAGTTCTTCCGGGTGATGCAGTACGCCGCCCGGGCCGACCGGGACGTGGTCGACATGGTGTCTGGCAACCCCGACTGGGACCCGCCCGCGGCCCTCCGGGACGGCCTGCGGGAGTTCGCCGACCTGCCGGCCGACGACTTCCAGTACCCGCCCAGCGTCGGCCTCCGATCGCTCCGTGAGGCCATCGCCGCCCGGCGGGACGTCCCCAGAGGACGGGTCCTCGTCACGAACGGGGCCGGCGAGGCGAACCACCTCGCGATGACCGGCGGACTCGACCACTTCCCCGGGAACGAGATCCTGCTGACCGACCCGGTCTACCCCTACTACGCCGGCCGCGCGAACTTCGTCGGGGCCGAGACCACCTACGTCCCCGTCGCCGACGACGGCCACCTTCGACCCGCGGACGTGCGGGCGGCCGCCGGCGAGGAGACGGCCGTGATCGTCGTCACGTCGCCGAACAACCCCACGGGCGCGGTGTACGACGCCGACGCGATGGCCGAGTTCGCGGCGATCGCCGAGGCCCACGACGCCCTGCTCGTGGCCGACGAGGTGTACGACCACTTCGACTTCTCGGGGCGGTTCGCCTCGGCGCTGGCGACGGACTCGCCCAACGTCGTCGCGACCAACTCCTTCTCGAAGTCGATGGCCGTCACGGGCCTGCGGGTCGGCTACGCCGTGTTCCCGTCCGAGGACGGCCCGAACGGCGACCTGCTGGACCGCGCCCGGACCCGACATATGTTGACCAACGTCACCGGGAGCCGCCCGGCCCAGTACGCCGTCGAGCGAGCGTTCCGGGAGACCGACCCCGACTACTACGCCGCCGCCCGCGAGCGCCTGACCGACCGCATCGACGCGATCTGTGGGGCGCTCGACGCCGTCGGTGCGGAGTACGACCGGCCCGAGGGCGGCTTCTACGTGATGGCGCGGTTCCCCGGCTTCCCGGGGAGCCTGGCGAACGTGCAGGAACTGATCGACGAGGGCGGCGTCGCGGGGATGCCCGGCGAGGCCTTCGGCGAGTCCCGGGCCGACTGGCTCCGCTTCTCGCTGACGACCGACCGGGTCGAGACCGCTGCCGACCGGCTGGTCGACTTCTTCGGCTGACTCACACCGCCTCGACGCGGCGGAACAGCGCCGCGCCGAGCAGGACGGTCACGGCGGCGGCGACGGCCAGCGCCCCGACGTCGACGGCGACCGGCCGGACCGAGTAGCCCACCAGCGCGCCCCGGAGGCCGTCGACCCCGTAGGTCAGCGGGTTCAGGTAGCCGACGACCCGGAGCGGCACCGGGAGGTTCGACAGGGGGTAGAACGCCCCCGAGAGGAAGGCAAGCGGGAACAGGACGAAGTTGATCAGGAGGTTGTACCCCTGCGTGTCCTTGAACTGCGAGGCCAGCGCGAGGCCCAGTCCGATGAACGTCGCGGCGACGAGCGCGAGGATGCCGGCCGCGACGGCGACGCCGACCAGCGAGACCGGTCGGAACCCAAGCGGGAGCGCGAGCACGAGGATGAGCAGCGCCTGGAGCATCGTCGTGGTCGCGCCGCCGGCGATGCGGCCGACCACGATCCCCGTCCGGCTGACGGGCGCGACGAGGATCTCCTTCAGGAACCCCACCTCGCGGTCCGACAGCACCGCGAGGCCGGTGAACGACGCGGCAAAGAGCATCGTGAACCCGAGGATGCCGGGGACGAGGTACTCCAGGTAGGTCAGCGACGGCGGCACCGCGCCGAACCGCGCCCCCCGGAAGCCGAACCCGAAGAACACGAGGATGAAGAAGGGCCCGAGCAGGAGGCCGACGACGCGGCTCTTGGCCCGCCAGAACCGGACGACGTCGCGCTTCCAGAGGCCGTAGACCGCGACGGCCTCGCGAGCGAGTCTCCCGCGGTCGCTCTCCGCTCCGATATCGCCGTCAGTCATCGTCCTCGCCCCCTGTGGGGGCCGTCGCGGTCGCCTCGGTCCCGTCTCCGGTCGGTTCGGCGGCGTCCTCGACGGTTCGGCCGGTCAGCGAGAGGAACACCCGCTCCAGCGTCGGTCGGTCGACGGAGACGGTCCGGACCTCCGCGACCACGCTCGCGCTCGTCACCAGCGCGGCCACTCGACGTGCCCCGTCGTCGACACCGACGTCGACGCCGTCCCCGGTCGCCGTCACCGAGCGGACCCAGGGTTCGCCCTCGACGGCGGCGGCGACGGCGCTCGGATCGTCGGTGCCCAGTCGGACCACGTCGCCGCCGAGGTCGGCCTTCAGCGTCTCCGGGTCGTCGAGCGCGACCACCGAGCCGTCGTCGACGATCGCCACGCGGTCACAGAGCGCGTCGGCCTCCTCCATATAGTGGGTCGTCAGGACGACGGTGACGCCGGCCTCGCGGTTCAGGCGGGCGACGTAGTCCCGGGCGGTCTTGCGGGTCCCCGCGTCCAGCCCGACCGTCGGCTCGTCGAGGAAGAGCACGTCGGGTTCGTGGAGCAGCCCCCGGGCCAGTTCGAGCCGGCGGGCCATCCCGCCGGAGTACTCGCCGACGGGCTTGTCGGCGTCGTCGCCGAGGTCGACGAGGTCCAGGACGGTCCGTGTCCGTTCCCGGCGACGATCCGCCCGGATGCCGTACAGCCGCGCGTGAAACCGGAGGTTCTCCGTGCCGGTCAGTTCGTCGTCCAGCGCGGGCTCCTGGAACACGACGCCGATGCGCTGCCGGACCGCACCCGGTGCGGCGACCACGTCGTGGCCCGCGACGCGGGCGGTCCCCTCGCTGGGGGAAAGCAGGGTACAGAGCGTGTTCACGAGCGTCGACTTGCCCGCGCCGTTGGGCCCGAGCAGCCCGAGGATCTCGCCGGTCTCGACGGTGAGAGAGACGTCGTCGACGGCGACGAGGTCGCCGTAGCGGCGCGTGAGTCCCTCGACCTCGATAGCTGCCATCGGGATGAGAAGGGGCCGGACGGGCTTGAGGGTTGGTACGCGCGAGTCGGGACCGCCGCCGCTCGGCCCGACTCAGTTGAACGCAAGCGCCACGTCGCGGGCGCGGGCCAGCAGGTCCTCGTCGTAGTACGCCGTCGTCTGCTGTGGGTGGACCGCGTCGATGGCCCGGACCTGCCACACGGTGTTGGCGAAGTTCTTGTAGGTCGCCTCGTCGACCATCTGGCCGTCGACGACGACCGCGCCGGTCCCCTCGCGCTTGGCGTCGTTGAACGCCTCGATCTTCGAGACGTCCCGCTCCAGTTCCTCGGTGCTCGGCATGTGGATGCGGTTGGCCTGTGCGGTCTGCTTGGGGTGGAGCGACCACGAGCCGTCGATGCCGACGGTGGCCTCCCGCTCGACCTGGTCGGCGTACCCCTCGGCGTTGTAGTAGGTGACGCCGGCCCGCTCGTGGAACAGCTGGTCGAACGGGCCGCCGACGGCGGCGATGTCGGCCGCGCTGGTCTCGTTGGAGAGCGCCTCCAGGAGGCCGTCCCAGCGGGGCCGCTCGCCGTCCAGCGCCCGCCCGCCGAGTTCGGCGGTGTAGTCGACGGGACCGAAGACGATCGCTTCCAGCCGCGAGTCGGTGGCGAACCGACAGATCTCTCGGAGGTCCGACCGGGCCGCCGCCGTCTCCAGGATGATCGCCATGTCCAGCGCGCCGTCGGCGAGGCCCGCGTCGCGTTCGGCTTCGGCGATGACGTTCGCCGCGTCGCGCACGTCCGCCAGCCGGCCGACCTTCGGGACGACGACGCCGTCGAGGTGCTCGCCGACCTCGCTCGCGAGCCGCCGGACCTGGTCGGTGCCGCGCTCGCGGAACTGTTGGCCGTCGTAGGCCCACTCGACCCGCGGGAGGATCTCGCCGGCGAAGTCGGGGGCGTGGTCGGGCAGGCGCTCGACGACGTTGTCGACGGCCTCGGCCTTCATCGAGGGGGCGGTGCCGTCCTCGATGTCGGGCACGAGCCAGTCGGGGGTCTGGAACCCCTCGCTGGTGAGGCCGGAGGTGAGGAACTTCGCGCTGTCGTCCCGGGGGACGGCAGCGGGCGCGGTCTGGAACGTGCGGCAGAGCCGTGTGTCGTTGGTCGTCATCGTGAGTCTCGCTCGACGAGGGAAGTTCGCCGGCCGGAGTAGACCGGGGTGTCGTGCTGATTGAACGCGACGTGTTCGAAGGTGACCGCGCCCGTCCGGTCGGGGCCGGCCGCCCCGTCGCAGTCGAGGACGCGCGTGAAGCCGTAGACCGTGTCGCCCAGCGTCACGAAGTCGTGGAACCGCTCGTCCTCGAAACGGCGCTCGCGGTAGGTCGCCTCGTCCGAGCGGGCGTGAGCCAACGAGATCGACCGGGTCACGTCGCCGTAGGCGACGATATCGCCCGACGGCGAGTCGGCCATCTCGTCGCGGTTGTGGTGCTGGCGGGCGGTGTTCAGCGTCGCCAGCGGCAGGCCGGCCACGAGGTGGTCGTCCATCGTCCGCCCCCGCTCGTGGCGGTAGGCGACCGCGGCCTGCGCCCCGCGAGCGCGGTCGAGCGCGTCCCTGAACGCCTCGAACGTCTCGCCGTCGGGCGTCAGGAGCGCGTCGGGGAGGGCGGGACCGTCGCCGGCATCGTCGGGCGGTGTCTCTGGGCCGCTCCCGCCGCCGTCTGTCGCCGCGGGGTCGCGTCGCGGGACCATGTTCGTCCGCTCGTAGGAGACCAGCCGCTCGCCGGTCTCGCGGTCGCGCCCGACCGTCTCCCACGTGACGATGCCGTAGGCCGGCCGCGACGACGAGGTGCGCGTGTCCCGCACCGTCGAGGTGACGGCCAGCTCCGTGCCGGGATAGACGGGCCGGTGGAACTCGACGTCCGTCCGGCCCAGGAAGTAGCCGCCCTTCTCCGAGAGGTCCTCGACCGTGATCCCCATCACGCAGGCCAGCAGGTAGTCGGGGTGGACCGGGACGCCGTCGAACCCGCGCTCGCGGGCCGCGTCGGAGCGCCAGTAGGCGGGATCGTGGTTCAGCGTCGTGCCCATCCACTCCTCGCTGCCGTGCCGGGAGAGGCGGAGGCCGGGGTCGTGGACGAGTTCGTCGCCCTCGGCGAAGAACTCGAAGTGGTGGCCCTTCTCGCGAGTCGCCGCGCGGTCCAGCAGCGCCTCGAAGGTGTCCGGATCGCCGGTGTCGACGGCGTCGGGATCGGTCCAGTCAGTCATCGGCGCGCGCCTCCCGGGCGTCGCGCCGGCGACGCCCGAGCGTCCGCCGCATCTCGTTGGTCACGACCATGAACCCCTCGTCGAAGCCCATCCCGGGCTTGGCGAGGACCTGCGCGGCGTCGGTCGCCAGCGCGACGTGCGCACACGCCCGCGCGGACGTGACCGTCTCGTTGCAGGTGCCGCCGAGGTAGGCGCGGGTGTCGGTCCCGTCGCAGTACAGCACCGCCTCGGCCGACCGCTGGACGCCGCCGAGGTCCGGGGTCTTGACCTGGACCAGGTCGGCCGCGCCCGCGTCGACGAACGCCCGCACGTCGTCGAACGTGTTGCACCACTCGTCGGCGACGATATCCACGGCGACGCCGGCGTCGGCCAGGCCGTCGCGGAGGTCGGCCATCTGCCGGATCTGCTCGCTGCGGCCGCCGGCGTCCATCGGCCCCTCGACCTGGAGGGGGTGGGGCGCGGCCGCCGCCCGCAGCGTCTCGAAGTAGTCGACGACCTCGGCGCGGTCGTACGGCGGGCCGAACACCTCCCCGAGGATGCCGTAGACGTCGACGTGGAAGCGGGGCGCGTATTTCTCCGGTCCCAACTCGTCGGCGCGGTCGGCCAACCACGCGAGGTACTCGCGCAGGCCCTCGCCGTCCGCGCCGACCTTCTCGACGCTGTTGAACAGGCCGTGGGGCAGGACCGGGACGCCCTTTATCATCATCTTCTCGGCGTTGGTCCGGCGCTCGTCGCCCGACTGGCCGAACACCGGGACCGGTTCGGTGGCGGGGTCGGTGTCGTAGGCGTCGTCCAGCACGTCGGTCCGCGTCCCGCGGCGTGCGCGGGCCGCCGCGTCCAGCAGCGCCTGCGAGACACCGTACCTGACCGCGGTGTGCAGGCGCTCGCCGCCCGATCGTTCGGGAGCCAGCTCCTCGACCCGCTCGGCGTTCTCCCGGAACGCGGCGGGGTCGCGGCCCCGGAGTTCGTCGGCCACCGGGCCCTCGACGACGGGGCGGTACTCCGCCGCGCGGAACAGCGGGTCCCGGCCGCCCGCGCCGGAGTACTGGACGGCCGCGCAGTCGCCGGTGGCGACCGTCCCGTCGGACAGTTCCAGTTCGACGACGAGGCACTCGCCGGCCTCGCGGACCCGCTCGAACCCCTCGGTCACCGGGTCGCCGTCGTAGGCGAACCCCCGCTGGGTCGCGCCCTGCTTGATCGCGCGCTGGTCGTCGAAGAAGAAGCCAGACAGGCCCGGCACCGCCCGGACCGACTCAATCCGCATCGCTGGCACCCCCGGTGGGGTCGCCGCCGTTCGGACGGCCGATGAGCCGCCCCTCGCTGATGGCGTCGACGTCGTCGGCGACCATCCGGAACGACTGGTCGCGCCCCTCCGTGCGGGCGCGTTCGCCCAGCAGGGCCGCGTGAGTCTCGCGGATCTCGTCGGGGAGCGCGAGGTCGCCGAACTCGAAGATGCGCACGCGGCCGTCGTCGTCCCGGGCGGGTAGCACCGCGCCCTCGGCCGCGTCGCTCGGGGCGAAGGGCACGTCCATCGTCCCCGCGTCGAACGCCCGGACGATTCCCCGGGCCACGTCGCCGTCCCCGGCGTCGTAGATCGCGTCCATCAGGGCGCGGGTCGCCCGCTCGATCAGTCGCCGCTCCTCCTCGATCCCGTTGAGGTCGATGTCCTGCTCGATCATCATGTCGATGAGCTGCCTCGTGGTGCGCAGGCCCGCGGCGTTGGCCTCCTTGGTCGGGACCCCCTGGAACTCCTGGGGCGACTTCGTGATGACCTTGTCGGGCCGTGCGACCGCCGCCGTCGCGCCGCCGAGGCTGATGACGCCGTTGGCGCGGGCCTCGTCGGGCGGAAACCCGCCCATCCACTCGTGGAAGACGGTCGTGACCGTCACCTCGTCGGGGAGGTACTCCTCGCCAAGCGCCCGCAGCGCCCGCAGCGCGGCCACGTCCTGGACGAGGTTGCCGACCTGGCCGTAGCCCAGCGTGAGCGAGCGCACGCCCTGGGTGGCCGCGAGCTGGCCCTCGACGAGCATCACCGCGATGGCGATACACGGCGGGACGAGGGTCCCGGTCAGCGGGCCGAACGGCTCGCGGTTGATCGTGACGCCCCGCTCGGTGTAGGCCCCACAGAGCCGGTCGACGAACTGCCAGTGCTCGATCGTCGTCGCGAGGTCGTGGCGCTTGGTGTAGGGGATGTTGTACGAGATGGGACCGCCCTCGAAGGACTGGAACCCCCCCGCGAGGGTGACCATCGCCAGCAGGCGGGCGTCGGGCGTCCCGTGGCGCACCTCGATGGGGGCGTCCAGCGCCCGAACGAGGCGGCGACAGTCCTCGACGCCGTGGTTGACCGCCGGGAAGCCGTTGAGCTCGTCCGCCGCGCCGTTGCGCGAGGCCGCCAGGCCCTCCTCGGCCTTCTCGTACTCGTTGTCCCGCGTGTACGAGTCGATGGTCGTCGGGAGGAGGTCCGCGCCGCCCTCCTCCTGCAGGTACCGCAGGAGGTCGATCTGGTCCTCCAGGCAGGGGACGCCGGCCCGCGGCTGGAGCAGCGGGCGGTCGGCCGACTCCAGGACCGGCGCGAACCGCTTCTCGCGCGGGAGGGACTCGTGGAAGTCGACGGCCTCCTCGAAATCCACCGCTCGTCCGGTCGGCCAGTCGTCCCGCAGGTCGTTCGCGATGCGCTGTAGCTGGTCGGGCGAGAGCGTGCTGTCTGTCGGCATCGTCACCCGTCGACCCTGACCTGCTCGGGCTCGGTCGCGGTGATCTCGAGGTCGCGCCGGAGGTCCGCGATGGCCTCCTCGGGGTCGGTCTCCGCGTCGAAGACGCGGTCGAACCCCATCTCGCGGAACCGCTCGCGCGTGGCCTCGAAGTCGTCCTGGCCGACGGCGAGGTTACCGCCGACGTAGGTCAGGACGTCCAGACCCGCCGCCTCCAGCCGGTCGTGGAACCCCTCGCAGTCCTGCCGGGCGTGCCCGTACAGCGAGGAGACCAGTACCGCCTCGGCGTCCGTGGCTTTCGCCGCGTCGACGAACTCGGCCTGCGAGGTCTGGACGCCGAGGTTCTCCACCTCGAAGCCAGCGGCCGAGAGCGCCTGCTCGAGAATCGTGATACCGACGACGTGCGCGTCGGAGCCGATCACGCCGAGGACGACGGTTCGGGGCATGTACAGTAAGGGGAATCGCGGGAGGTGAATAAAGTTAATGGTCTATAATGATAATAGGTCCTAATACAGATTATAATGGTTTATCATTAACTACTTGTGTCGGCCCCTGCTGGCCGCGTGTATGGGTGCGCTCGACGACCTGCGGGTCCTCGACCTGACACAGGTCCTCGCCGGACCGTACTGCACGATGCTGCTCGCGGACATGGGCGCGGACGTAGTGAAGGTCGAGCGCCCCGGCGGGGACATGATCCGCTCGAACCCGCCGTACGTCGCGGACAGCGACGACGAGGCCTACGGCGGCTACTTCCAGAGCGTCAACCGCGGCAAGCGGTCGCTGGAGCTGGACCTCCGGACCGACGAGGACCGCGCGGCGTTCCTCTCGCTCGTCGAGCGCGCGGACGTGGTGGTCGAGAACTTCAAGGCCGGCACGATGGAGCGGTTCGACTGCGGCTACGAGACGCTCCGGGAGCACAACCCACAGTTGATCTACTCCTCCATCCGCGGGTTCGGCGACCCGCGGACCGGCGAGACCGAGCGACAGGGCCAGCCCTCCTTCGACCTCATCGCGCAGGCGCTGGGCGGCGTGATGGAGATCACCGGCCCCGAGGACGGGCCGCCGACGAAGGTCGGCCCCGGCGTCGGCGACATCTTCACCGCGGCGCTGAACGCCGTCGGCGTCCTCGCGGCGGTCCACCACCGCGAGCGGACCGGCGAGGGCCAGTACGTCGACACCGCGATGTACGACGCGATGGTGTCGCTGGCCGAGCGGTCGATCTACCAGTACTCCTGTGACGGCGAGGCCCCGACGCGCCAGGGCAACTCCCACCCGACGCTGTTCCCCTACGACGCCTTCGAGACGGCGGACGGCCACGCCGTCGTCGCGGCGTTCAACGACCGCCACTGGGAGACGCTGTGTGCGGCGATGGACCGCCCGGGCCTCGCCGCCGACTACCCGGACGCGGCGGCGCGACTCGACGACCGCGAGCGCCTGCGCGCCGAGATCGCCGACTGGACGCGCGACCAGACCACGGCGGAACTCGTCGAGCGACTCGACGGCCGCGTCCCGGCCGCGCCCGTTCAGGACGCGAGCGACGTCTTCGAGGACCCCCACGTCCACGGGCGGGAGATGCTCGCGGACGTGGCCCAGCCGGGCGCGGCCGAGCCGATGACCGTCGCCGGCAGCCCAATCAAGATGACCGAGACGAACCCCCGGCCGCGTGGCCGCGCGCCGCTGCTGGACGAACACCGCGAGGAGATCCTCGGCGAGGGCGAGACGGAGACCGACGCGGGACGGACCGGCGCGGAGAGCGACTGAGGACGTGAGGGACCGAAGTGGTCCCGAGAGTCGACAGCTCCGGCCGGGGTCGGGGCGGCCACTGCCGGCGAACCCGGCGGTTCAAATACGGGGCCGCCCAACCCTGGCCCGATGCGGGACACGGCCACCGGCGACGCGGCCTGGCGCGAGTACTTCGGGTTCCCGGAACCGTACGAGAACCAGGCCGACGCCGTCGAGCGCGCCATCGAGGCCGGGAAGGCGCGGGGCTTCCTCGCGATGGAGGGCCCCTGCGGGACCGGCAAGACGATGGCGGCCCTGACCGCCGGCGCACACCTCGTCCGGGACACGGACCTCTACGACCGGATCGTCGTCGTCACCCCGGTCAAACAGCAGCTCCAGCAGTTCGTCGACGACCTCCGGACGCTGAACGCCGGCGTCGACGAGCCCTTCGACGGCATCGCGCTCGTCGGGAAACGGGACCTCTGTCCGTACGGCCGCGAGGGGAAGTTCCCGGCGGACGCGAGCACCCACGAGCGCTGTGACGACCTGCGGGAAGCCACCGCGCGCCTCGTCGAGGACGACGGGAAGTCGAGCGGCGCTGCGGCCGTCGCCGAG from Haloarcula litorea encodes:
- the citE gene encoding L-malyl-CoA/beta-methylmalyl-CoA lyase; amino-acid sequence: MTTNDTRLCRTFQTAPAAVPRDDSAKFLTSGLTSEGFQTPDWLVPDIEDGTAPSMKAEAVDNVVERLPDHAPDFAGEILPRVEWAYDGQQFRERGTDQVRRLASEVGEHLDGVVVPKVGRLADVRDAANVIAEAERDAGLADGALDMAIILETAAARSDLREICRFATDSRLEAIVFGPVDYTAELGGRALDGERPRWDGLLEALSNETSAADIAAVGGPFDQLFHERAGVTYYNAEGYADQVEREATVGIDGSWSLHPKQTAQANRIHMPSTEELERDVSKIEAFNDAKREGTGAVVVDGQMVDEATYKNFANTVWQVRAIDAVHPQQTTAYYDEDLLARARDVALAFN
- the mch gene encoding 2-methylfumaryl-CoA hydratase, coding for MTDWTDPDAVDTGDPDTFEALLDRAATREKGHHFEFFAEGDELVHDPGLRLSRHGSEEWMGTTLNHDPAYWRSDAARERGFDGVPVHPDYLLACVMGITVEDLSEKGGYFLGRTDVEFHRPVYPGTELAVTSTVRDTRTSSSRPAYGIVTWETVGRDRETGERLVSYERTNMVPRRDPAATDGGGSGPETPPDDAGDGPALPDALLTPDGETFEAFRDALDRARGAQAAVAYRHERGRTMDDHLVAGLPLATLNTARQHHNRDEMADSPSGDIVAYGDVTRSISLAHARSDEATYRERRFEDERFHDFVTLGDTVYGFTRVLDCDGAAGPDRTGAVTFEHVAFNQHDTPVYSGRRTSLVERDSR
- a CDS encoding methylaspartate ammonia-lyase; its protein translation is MRIESVRAVPGLSGFFFDDQRAIKQGATQRGFAYDGDPVTEGFERVREAGECLVVELELSDGTVATGDCAAVQYSGAGGRDPLFRAAEYRPVVEGPVADELRGRDPAAFRENAERVEELAPERSGGERLHTAVRYGVSQALLDAAARARRGTRTDVLDDAYDTDPATEPVPVFGQSGDERRTNAEKMMIKGVPVLPHGLFNSVEKVGADGEGLREYLAWLADRADELGPEKYAPRFHVDVYGILGEVFGPPYDRAEVVDYFETLRAAAAPHPLQVEGPMDAGGRSEQIRQMADLRDGLADAGVAVDIVADEWCNTFDDVRAFVDAGAADLVQVKTPDLGGVQRSAEAVLYCDGTDTRAYLGGTCNETVTSARACAHVALATDAAQVLAKPGMGFDEGFMVVTNEMRRTLGRRRRDAREARADD
- a CDS encoding methylaspartate mutase subunit E, which produces MPTDSTLSPDQLQRIANDLRDDWPTGRAVDFEEAVDFHESLPREKRFAPVLESADRPLLQPRAGVPCLEDQIDLLRYLQEEGGADLLPTTIDSYTRDNEYEKAEEGLAASRNGAADELNGFPAVNHGVEDCRRLVRALDAPIEVRHGTPDARLLAMVTLAGGFQSFEGGPISYNIPYTKRHDLATTIEHWQFVDRLCGAYTERGVTINREPFGPLTGTLVPPCIAIAVMLVEGQLAATQGVRSLTLGYGQVGNLVQDVAALRALRALGEEYLPDEVTVTTVFHEWMGGFPPDEARANGVISLGGATAAVARPDKVITKSPQEFQGVPTKEANAAGLRTTRQLIDMMIEQDIDLNGIEEERRLIERATRALMDAIYDAGDGDVARGIVRAFDAGTMDVPFAPSDAAEGAVLPARDDDGRVRIFEFGDLALPDEIRETHAALLGERARTEGRDQSFRMVADDVDAISEGRLIGRPNGGDPTGGASDAD
- the glmS gene encoding methylaspartate mutase subunit S encodes the protein MPRTVVLGVIGSDAHVVGITILEQALSAAGFEVENLGVQTSQAEFVDAAKATDAEAVLVSSLYGHARQDCEGFHDRLEAAGLDVLTYVGGNLAVGQDDFEATRERFREMGFDRVFDAETDPEEAIADLRRDLEITATEPEQVRVDG